A single genomic interval of Metasolibacillus fluoroglycofenilyticus harbors:
- a CDS encoding adenine phosphoribosyltransferase, which yields MDLKQYVTTVENWPKEGISFKDITTIMDNGQAYKYATDQIVTYAKELGAEIIVGPEARGFIIGCPVAYALEIGFAPVRKPGKLPREVVSVDYGLEYGKDTLTMHRDAIKPGQKVMICDDLLATGGTIEATIRLVKELGGIVVGCAFLIELSDLNGRDKIGNYPIKTLIQY from the coding sequence ATGGATTTAAAGCAATACGTAACAACGGTAGAGAATTGGCCGAAGGAAGGAATTAGTTTTAAAGATATTACAACAATTATGGACAACGGTCAAGCCTACAAATATGCAACAGATCAAATTGTTACATATGCGAAAGAGCTCGGCGCAGAAATTATTGTAGGTCCAGAAGCGCGCGGCTTTATTATTGGCTGCCCAGTAGCCTATGCGCTAGAAATCGGCTTTGCCCCTGTTCGTAAGCCAGGTAAATTACCACGTGAAGTAGTGAGCGTTGATTATGGCTTAGAATATGGCAAAGATACGTTAACAATGCACCGCGATGCGATTAAACCAGGACAAAAAGTAATGATTTGTGATGATTTATTAGCAACCGGTGGAACGATAGAGGCGACAATTCGCTTAGTCAAAGAACTAGGTGGAATTGTAGTCGGATGCGCATTTTTAATTGAGCTGTCTGACTTGAATGGACGCGACAAAATCGGTAACTACCCAATTAAAACATTAATTCAATATTAA
- the recJ gene encoding single-stranded-DNA-specific exonuclease RecJ, with amino-acid sequence MISMNKKWIIQHPNEQSVQHLQQQLKLSPIAAKILVARGCQTVEQAQKILTMDEQALHDPFLLHNMDKAVKRIEQALEAGEKVLIYGDYDADGITSTAIMLHTLLDLGADVDFVIPNRFTHGYGPHEQLFRDAYEQGVQLIITVDNGIGGIGPIRLAKELGMDVIVTDHHEAGEELPPADIIIHPRVPEGHYPFGELAGAGVAFKIAHALYGEIPTHLYELVAIGTIADLVPLVDENRYIVQQGIKYLRQSQSPWVQAFCKVASATQSEINEETIGFYFGPRLNAIGRLGDAMPGVHFIMSEDSSTAKELAELLNAKNAERKNIVAMITEQAEAMIEADDELKNAHVLVVAHEGWNPGVVGIVASRLVEKYYRPTIVLSLDAANGVAKGSARSIEGFHLFNELAKNRDILPHFGGHPMAAGMTLAIEHVGQLQERLNKQAQSCLTVEQLIPQLTIDVPVELSEVTVEAIEEIQQLGPFGVDFAKPVFALEQVKVSAMRKIGANENHLKLELDDGYCTIDAIGFNKGYLFNDISYGVALSFVGDLQINEWQNRKKPQFMVQDVQSNEWQLFDLRGKKQAVSWVSTIPKEETLFVVFDEQLVPHFEQQLQLPVTLAEHVEKSDKRYVAVLDLPPSEVHFTKMLQRVQPQRIYAHFYTATSHYFSGMPTRQHFSWYYSFLKKRPSFSLQQHIEPLAQHIGLNVDVINFMTKVFFELGFVTIEGGLTTVVENAPKQALEEAPSYKVRSAQIQLEQKLLYATYSELKQWLDKQMMQVDS; translated from the coding sequence ATGATAAGTATGAATAAAAAATGGATTATCCAGCACCCTAATGAGCAAAGTGTGCAACATTTGCAGCAACAATTAAAGCTTTCGCCAATCGCAGCCAAAATTTTAGTAGCACGGGGCTGTCAAACGGTTGAGCAGGCACAAAAAATATTAACAATGGATGAACAAGCACTACATGACCCGTTTTTATTACATAATATGGACAAAGCAGTGAAGCGGATTGAGCAAGCTCTTGAAGCAGGAGAAAAAGTGTTAATTTATGGAGATTATGATGCGGACGGCATTACGAGCACAGCCATTATGCTCCATACTTTATTAGACTTAGGGGCAGATGTGGATTTTGTTATCCCCAACCGCTTTACGCATGGCTATGGTCCGCACGAGCAATTATTTCGCGATGCATATGAACAAGGGGTTCAATTAATTATTACGGTGGATAATGGCATTGGTGGGATAGGACCGATACGTCTTGCCAAGGAGCTTGGGATGGATGTAATTGTTACCGACCACCACGAGGCAGGGGAGGAGCTACCGCCAGCAGATATTATTATTCATCCACGTGTACCAGAAGGGCATTATCCTTTTGGAGAGCTTGCAGGTGCTGGAGTGGCATTTAAAATAGCACATGCATTATACGGTGAGATACCAACGCATTTATATGAGCTTGTTGCGATAGGGACGATTGCGGATTTAGTGCCTCTGGTAGATGAAAACCGTTATATTGTACAGCAGGGTATCAAATATTTACGCCAGTCTCAAAGTCCATGGGTGCAAGCTTTTTGTAAAGTAGCAAGCGCGACGCAGTCGGAAATTAATGAGGAAACAATTGGCTTTTACTTCGGCCCTCGTTTAAATGCCATTGGTCGCTTAGGAGATGCAATGCCGGGGGTGCATTTTATAATGAGCGAGGATAGTTCAACGGCAAAGGAATTAGCCGAGCTACTGAATGCTAAAAATGCTGAGCGTAAAAATATTGTTGCAATGATTACGGAGCAAGCGGAAGCAATGATTGAGGCTGATGATGAATTAAAAAATGCCCATGTTTTAGTCGTTGCACATGAAGGTTGGAATCCCGGTGTTGTTGGAATTGTTGCCTCTAGGCTCGTAGAAAAATATTACCGCCCGACAATAGTTTTATCACTTGATGCAGCAAATGGAGTGGCAAAAGGCTCAGCGCGCAGTATTGAAGGCTTCCATTTGTTCAATGAACTCGCGAAAAATAGAGATATATTGCCGCATTTTGGTGGACATCCGATGGCAGCAGGGATGACGCTAGCTATAGAACATGTTGGACAATTGCAGGAGCGCCTAAATAAGCAGGCACAAAGCTGTTTAACTGTTGAGCAACTCATACCTCAGCTAACGATAGATGTTCCTGTTGAATTAAGTGAAGTGACTGTTGAGGCGATTGAGGAAATTCAGCAGCTAGGTCCTTTCGGTGTCGATTTTGCGAAGCCTGTTTTTGCACTTGAACAAGTGAAAGTAAGTGCTATGCGGAAAATTGGAGCGAATGAAAATCATTTAAAATTAGAACTAGACGATGGTTATTGTACAATCGATGCCATTGGTTTTAATAAAGGCTATTTATTTAATGATATATCCTACGGTGTTGCACTATCCTTTGTCGGTGATTTGCAAATTAATGAATGGCAAAATCGTAAAAAGCCACAGTTTATGGTACAGGATGTGCAATCAAATGAATGGCAATTATTTGATTTGCGTGGTAAAAAGCAGGCGGTGAGTTGGGTGTCAACCATTCCGAAAGAAGAGACGCTATTTGTTGTTTTCGACGAGCAGCTTGTGCCGCATTTTGAACAGCAGCTACAATTGCCTGTAACGCTTGCAGAGCACGTAGAAAAGAGTGATAAGCGCTATGTTGCGGTGCTTGATTTACCTCCTAGTGAAGTGCATTTTACAAAAATGCTGCAAAGGGTGCAGCCACAGCGCATTTATGCTCATTTTTATACAGCCACCTCACATTATTTTAGCGGCATGCCGACACGTCAGCATTTTAGCTGGTATTATAGCTTTTTAAAGAAACGCCCAAGCTTTTCTTTGCAGCAGCATATCGAGCCACTAGCGCAGCATATTGGGTTAAATGTGGATGTAATTAATTTTATGACAAAGGTGTTTTTTGAGCTAGGATTTGTTACAATAGAGGGTGGTCTGACGACAGTTGTAGAAAATGCGCCAAAACAGGCGTTAGAAGAGGCTCCGTCATACAAGGTACGTTCAGCACAAATACAGTTAGAGCAAAAGCTACTATACGCTACTTATAGTGAGCTGAAGCAGTGGTTAGATAAGCAAATGATGCAAGTGGATTCCTAA
- a CDS encoding LapA family protein yields the protein MKTQWTLLIGLVFAIIIAIFAVVNVDQVPVNYIFGEAHWPLILVILGSAFIGAVSSISFIAFNLFRMNRQIKHLAKDLQQRDEKIGQLEQELTTKNEQLVVQQTKLLNNTQESLQEEK from the coding sequence ATGAAAACACAATGGACATTATTAATCGGCTTAGTTTTTGCTATTATTATCGCAATATTTGCTGTTGTAAACGTAGACCAAGTACCAGTGAATTATATTTTCGGTGAAGCCCATTGGCCACTTATATTAGTTATTTTAGGCTCAGCTTTTATTGGTGCGGTTAGTTCAATATCTTTTATTGCCTTTAATTTATTTCGTATGAATCGTCAAATTAAGCATTTAGCGAAAGATTTACAGCAAAGAGATGAAAAAATCGGGCAATTAGAGCAGGAGTTAACTACTAAAAACGAACAATTAGTCGTACAGCAAACGAAGTTGCTAAATAACACACAAGAAAGCTTGCAAGAGGAAAAGTGA
- the secDF gene encoding protein translocase subunit SecDF produces the protein MKLVNRIITFTLIVLLLFTGMGTTVQGVLDKVKLGLDLQGGFEVLYEVETLDGSKVTPSVLADTNAALNRRVNAFGVSEPSIAIEGENRIRVQLAGLDDQSSARELLSSTANLTFRDVDDNLLLDGTDLKEGGANATFDDRNQPIVTLTLKDATKFAEATQHVLDMGPGKNLLVVWLDFEEGVDSYAAEAGKEEPKFASAASVSQVLNTTNVMIQGSFTVEETKSLASVLNSGSLPVKLTEIYSTSVGAQFGEQALTSTVFAGVIGVLIIFVFMLLYYRLPGIIAIITLTVFTYLVLVVFNGINAVLTLPGIAAVVLGIGMAVDANILTAERIREELRVGHSAKEAFKLGSKQSLSAIVDAQLTTLLVAIVLFYFGTSSVKGFATTLIITILLSFVTAVWGSRMLLGLLVNSGYFDNPVWYGIAKSKQHKLEEGLKALDLTTKFDRLDFVGHRRKFYAFSLIILVVGVVIIGIFRLNLGIDFLSGTRVEILADRELVQEEMIDYLEGMGFTSEDVIISGEEKNIAVARYKDEFSQQEILDLKAQVKADFNHEPSVSAVSSTVGEELVKNAIKALVISAIGIIIYVAIRFEWRMGVGTIISLLHDVFFIVAIFSLLRLEVEITFVAAVLTIVGYSINDTIVTFDRIRENVNHQEKITTKEELANIVNKSLRQTMGRSVNTVLTVIIVVVALIFLGAPSIQNFSIALLIGLVTGMYSSICIAAQIWYSLKVREMSKTGGGVVKKEKKQWGTDEPVV, from the coding sequence ATGAAATTAGTAAACCGTATTATTACCTTTACGCTGATTGTTCTATTACTATTTACAGGTATGGGTACGACGGTTCAAGGAGTTTTAGACAAAGTAAAACTCGGCTTGGATTTACAAGGTGGTTTTGAAGTATTATACGAGGTTGAAACATTAGACGGTTCGAAGGTGACGCCAAGTGTTTTAGCGGATACAAACGCGGCATTAAACCGACGTGTAAACGCATTTGGTGTAAGTGAGCCTTCCATTGCAATTGAGGGAGAAAATCGTATTCGTGTGCAGCTAGCAGGTTTAGACGACCAATCATCGGCTCGAGAGCTACTATCAAGCACGGCGAATTTAACATTCCGTGACGTAGACGATAATCTACTGCTCGATGGAACGGATTTAAAAGAGGGTGGGGCAAATGCCACTTTTGATGACCGAAATCAACCGATTGTTACATTAACATTAAAGGACGCGACAAAATTTGCCGAGGCAACACAGCATGTTTTAGACATGGGGCCTGGGAAAAACCTACTTGTCGTATGGTTAGATTTTGAAGAAGGTGTGGACTCTTACGCTGCTGAAGCTGGTAAAGAGGAGCCGAAATTTGCTTCTGCTGCCTCAGTAAGTCAAGTGTTAAATACAACAAATGTAATGATTCAGGGAAGTTTCACAGTAGAGGAAACAAAGTCTCTTGCCTCTGTATTGAATTCAGGTTCTTTGCCTGTTAAATTAACTGAAATTTATTCGACTTCAGTTGGTGCGCAATTCGGTGAGCAAGCACTAACGAGCACTGTATTTGCTGGCGTTATAGGGGTACTGATTATTTTTGTATTCATGCTACTATACTACCGCCTACCAGGAATTATTGCCATAATTACATTAACAGTGTTTACGTACTTAGTTCTTGTTGTTTTCAACGGCATTAATGCGGTACTGACATTACCCGGTATTGCAGCGGTCGTATTAGGAATCGGTATGGCAGTCGATGCGAATATTTTAACAGCCGAGCGCATTCGTGAGGAATTGCGTGTAGGTCATAGTGCAAAAGAAGCGTTTAAGCTTGGTTCAAAGCAATCTTTATCGGCTATTGTCGATGCGCAATTAACAACATTGCTTGTGGCGATTGTATTATTCTATTTTGGTACAAGCTCTGTAAAAGGTTTTGCGACAACATTAATTATTACAATTTTACTAAGCTTCGTAACGGCTGTTTGGGGCTCGCGTATGCTACTTGGTTTACTTGTCAACAGCGGTTATTTCGATAATCCTGTTTGGTATGGTATTGCAAAATCGAAGCAACATAAATTAGAGGAAGGCTTAAAGGCGCTTGATTTAACGACGAAATTCGATCGTTTAGATTTTGTAGGTCATCGCCGTAAATTCTATGCTTTCTCCTTGATTATTTTAGTTGTGGGAGTAGTCATCATCGGCATTTTCCGCTTAAATTTAGGTATTGATTTTTTAAGTGGTACACGTGTGGAAATTTTAGCAGACCGTGAGCTTGTACAAGAGGAAATGATAGACTATTTAGAGGGAATGGGCTTCACAAGTGAAGATGTAATTATTTCTGGTGAAGAGAAGAACATCGCTGTTGCACGTTATAAAGATGAATTTTCTCAGCAGGAAATTTTAGATTTAAAGGCACAGGTAAAGGCAGACTTTAATCATGAGCCTAGCGTGAGTGCCGTTTCTTCAACGGTAGGGGAGGAACTGGTGAAAAACGCGATTAAGGCACTAGTTATTTCAGCGATTGGTATTATTATTTATGTAGCCATTCGCTTTGAATGGCGTATGGGTGTCGGCACAATCATTTCATTATTGCATGATGTATTCTTTATTGTGGCGATTTTCAGTTTACTGCGATTAGAAGTTGAAATTACATTCGTCGCTGCAGTATTGACAATCGTTGGTTATTCGATTAACGATACGATTGTTACGTTTGACCGTATTCGTGAAAACGTTAATCATCAGGAGAAAATTACTACAAAAGAAGAACTTGCGAATATTGTAAATAAATCATTGCGTCAAACGATGGGACGTTCTGTGAATACAGTATTAACGGTTATTATCGTAGTTGTTGCCCTTATTTTCTTAGGTGCACCATCTATTCAAAACTTCTCAATCGCGCTATTAATTGGTCTTGTTACAGGTATGTATTCGTCCATTTGTATCGCTGCACAAATTTGGTATTCATTAAAAGTACGTGAAATGTCGAAAACTGGTGGCGGTGTCGTGAAAAAAGAGAAAAAACAATGGGGTACAGACGAACCAGTTGTTTAA
- a CDS encoding post-transcriptional regulator: MAIRYKQLFDHVYVVLQSKVEEFHFLQYQALSEEELWNYCVDRKWRKKEIESLSISEVVATVFDLTPSEVLNYHRFVSHQALDLQSELAAVLFNVENVNTKIE, encoded by the coding sequence ATGGCGATTCGTTATAAACAGCTTTTTGACCATGTGTACGTTGTATTACAAAGTAAAGTAGAAGAGTTTCATTTTCTTCAATATCAAGCGCTGTCAGAGGAAGAGCTTTGGAATTATTGTGTTGACCGAAAATGGCGTAAAAAAGAGATTGAAAGCCTATCAATTTCTGAAGTTGTTGCAACCGTTTTTGATTTAACGCCGTCAGAAGTATTAAATTATCATCGTTTTGTGTCCCACCAAGCACTAGATTTACAAAGTGAGCTAGCTGCTGTGCTATTTAATGTGGAAAATGTGAATACAAAAATAGAATAA
- a CDS encoding putative polysaccharide biosynthesis protein: MASFIKGTMFLIFVIFLSKCLGFIYRMQFMRIAGEEAVGIYMTAYPTFIFFIAIAQLGLPIAVAKLTAELRAKKRTEDVQAVMAKAIFISTIAILLLLPPLYLSLPWLARTLLQNEAIALTLKVSLITVPIVVYASLIKAYLQGLAKITPTAWAQLLEQVLRIALVMLLLPYFVTADASITAAGAMFITLLGEIFSLLFLAFHYTKQKYNTKATSYPAAPLFRIALPSAGSKMFGTFTWFLEPIIFLKALTVSGLAASAATTLYGVISGVHIPLLLFPSFIPNALAIVLIPAVSDAMARNNTKVLSERVEVSLRLSSIIGCFAATYFFIYGDELAMKLFHLEENRGFMKILAPIFYFYYVQSPLHSILQAVDEARAAMMNSVYGGLAKLFILFALASQPFIQEKGAIIAIGFGVLITSFLHIATLRQHPRIGVGFQIFVVPYVTFIIVCLVQSFVHFTGHFWIDNAITLVFITLLLIITNQIRWQDLRYLRAIFSRL; the protein is encoded by the coding sequence GTGGCATCATTTATAAAAGGTACGATGTTTTTAATATTTGTCATTTTTCTTTCAAAATGCTTAGGCTTCATTTATCGAATGCAATTTATGCGTATTGCTGGAGAAGAAGCTGTCGGTATTTATATGACCGCTTATCCGACATTTATTTTTTTTATTGCGATTGCTCAGCTCGGCTTGCCAATTGCTGTCGCTAAACTGACGGCGGAGCTTCGTGCAAAAAAGCGCACTGAAGATGTACAAGCTGTTATGGCAAAGGCCATTTTTATTTCTACGATTGCCATTTTATTATTATTACCACCTCTTTATTTATCACTGCCATGGCTCGCACGCACATTATTACAAAACGAAGCAATCGCCCTTACTTTAAAGGTGTCGCTAATTACTGTTCCCATCGTCGTTTATGCAAGTTTAATTAAAGCATACTTGCAAGGTTTAGCCAAAATCACACCAACTGCTTGGGCTCAGCTATTAGAGCAAGTTTTGCGCATAGCGCTCGTCATGTTACTATTGCCGTATTTCGTCACGGCTGACGCAAGTATTACCGCTGCTGGTGCAATGTTTATTACATTGCTTGGAGAAATTTTTTCATTATTATTTTTAGCATTCCACTATACTAAGCAAAAATACAACACAAAGGCTACAAGCTATCCTGCCGCACCGCTATTTCGCATTGCTTTGCCTTCAGCAGGAAGTAAAATGTTCGGCACATTTACATGGTTTTTGGAGCCGATTATTTTTTTAAAGGCTTTAACCGTTTCTGGACTTGCCGCATCCGCAGCAACAACTTTGTACGGAGTTATTTCAGGTGTGCATATTCCATTATTGCTATTTCCTTCATTCATCCCTAATGCTTTAGCAATTGTACTAATTCCAGCTGTTAGCGATGCGATGGCTCGCAATAATACAAAAGTATTATCCGAGCGGGTTGAAGTATCGCTGCGGCTCTCATCCATTATTGGCTGCTTTGCCGCCACTTACTTTTTTATTTACGGAGATGAGCTTGCAATGAAGCTGTTTCATTTAGAGGAAAATCGCGGTTTTATGAAAATATTAGCACCCATTTTTTATTTTTATTATGTGCAAAGCCCACTTCATTCTATTTTACAAGCTGTTGACGAGGCGCGTGCAGCCATGATGAACTCGGTCTATGGTGGCTTGGCAAAGCTCTTTATTTTATTTGCCCTTGCCTCGCAGCCATTTATTCAGGAAAAAGGAGCAATCATTGCGATTGGCTTTGGTGTACTTATTACATCATTTTTACATATCGCAACATTGCGACAGCATCCACGAATCGGTGTAGGATTTCAAATTTTTGTCGTACCTTATGTGACGTTTATCATCGTATGCCTTGTGCAATCATTCGTTCATTTCACAGGTCATTTTTGGATTGATAATGCTATCACATTAGTATTTATTACGTTATTACTTATTATCACAAATCAAATTCGCTGGCAGGATTTACGCTATTTACGAGCTATTTTTTCGAGACTTTAG
- a CDS encoding DUF421 domain-containing protein: MEEYLLIIARTFFLYFLVLFVFRVMGKRELGELSILDVAVYVLIAEVAALALEDVEKPFLKSVLPILLLFAIQYINAIFILKNKRLRDVIDGDPTIVVRDGVILENAMVKQRYNLDDLFQQMREQGISSVQSISFAFLEQSGKLSIYMKDGPAFVLPIIVDGYLDGKHLRLIGKTEEWLEDELRAQGIYSVKRVFYACYEDGKLHVQLKSRKNSS, from the coding sequence ATGGAAGAGTACTTATTAATTATAGCGCGGACGTTTTTTCTATATTTTCTTGTACTGTTCGTCTTTCGAGTAATGGGCAAGCGTGAACTAGGTGAGTTAAGCATTTTAGATGTTGCCGTTTACGTCTTAATTGCTGAAGTAGCTGCTTTAGCATTAGAAGATGTCGAAAAACCCTTTCTAAAATCGGTTTTACCAATACTATTGCTTTTTGCAATTCAATATATTAATGCTATTTTTATTTTAAAAAATAAACGTTTGCGCGATGTGATTGACGGAGACCCTACAATTGTTGTAAGAGATGGTGTTATTTTAGAAAACGCGATGGTCAAGCAACGCTATAATTTAGATGATTTATTTCAGCAAATGCGTGAACAGGGCATTAGCTCCGTACAATCGATTTCTTTTGCATTTTTAGAGCAGTCAGGTAAGCTGTCAATTTATATGAAAGATGGTCCTGCTTTTGTTTTACCCATTATTGTCGATGGTTATTTAGATGGAAAGCATCTACGTTTAATTGGTAAAACAGAAGAATGGCTAGAAGATGAGTTGCGTGCTCAAGGAATCTACTCGGTCAAGCGTGTTTTTTATGCCTGCTATGAAGATGGTAAATTACATGTACAGCTAAAGTCTCGAAAAAATAGCTCGTAA
- the yajC gene encoding preprotein translocase subunit YajC → METLYSFAPIIIMFVAMWFILIRPAQKRQKATAEMQNNIKRGDRVVTIGGLHGEVDAIEDTAVYLLIADNVRVKFERQAIGRVLVD, encoded by the coding sequence ATGGAAACACTATATTCTTTTGCACCAATTATTATTATGTTCGTTGCAATGTGGTTTATTTTAATCCGTCCAGCACAAAAAAGACAAAAAGCGACGGCGGAAATGCAAAACAATATTAAACGCGGTGACCGTGTAGTAACGATTGGCGGCTTACATGGTGAAGTAGACGCGATTGAAGATACAGCAGTATATTTACTCATTGCGGATAATGTACGTGTGAAATTTGAAAGACAAGCAATTGGTCGTGTTCTAGTAGACTAA
- the tgt gene encoding tRNA guanosine(34) transglycosylase Tgt, with protein MTQPAIRYELIKTCKQTGARLGIVHTPHGSFETPTFMPVGTQATVKAMSPEELKEMNAGIILSNTYHLWLRPGHDIVKEAGGLHKFMNWDRPILTDSGGFQVFSLSKFRKIEEEGVYFRNHLNGDKLFLSPEKAMEIQNDLGSDIMMAFDECPPYPATYDYMLKSVDRTTRWAKRCKEAHQRPEEQGLFGIIQGGEYEELRRRSAEALVELDFPGYAIGGLSVGEPKEVMNRVLDFTAPLMPENKPRYLMGVGSPDSLIDGAIRGIDMFDCVLPTRIARNGTLMTSEGRMVIKNAKFARDFRPIDENCDCYTCKNYTRAYVRHLLRTEETFGLRLTSYHNLRFLIKLMEDVRQAIREDRLGDFKEEFFEKYGYNLPDAKNF; from the coding sequence ATGACACAACCAGCTATACGCTATGAATTAATTAAAACATGTAAGCAAACAGGAGCGCGCTTAGGTATCGTGCATACACCACACGGCTCATTTGAAACGCCTACATTTATGCCAGTTGGGACACAAGCGACTGTAAAAGCAATGTCGCCGGAAGAGTTAAAAGAAATGAATGCAGGCATTATTTTATCTAACACTTATCATTTATGGCTTCGACCAGGTCATGATATTGTAAAAGAAGCAGGTGGACTTCATAAATTTATGAACTGGGATCGCCCAATATTAACAGATTCAGGTGGCTTCCAAGTATTCTCTTTAAGCAAATTCCGTAAAATTGAAGAGGAAGGCGTTTATTTCCGTAATCATTTGAATGGGGATAAGCTTTTTTTAAGCCCTGAAAAAGCGATGGAAATTCAAAATGATTTAGGTTCAGATATTATGATGGCTTTCGATGAGTGTCCACCATATCCAGCAACATATGATTATATGCTAAAATCTGTAGACCGTACTACGCGTTGGGCAAAACGCTGTAAGGAGGCACATCAGCGTCCTGAGGAGCAAGGTTTATTCGGCATCATCCAAGGTGGTGAATATGAGGAATTGCGTCGTCGCTCAGCGGAAGCTTTAGTAGAGCTAGATTTCCCAGGCTATGCAATCGGTGGTTTGTCGGTAGGGGAGCCTAAAGAAGTGATGAACCGCGTATTAGACTTTACCGCACCCTTAATGCCTGAAAATAAACCTCGCTATTTAATGGGGGTTGGCTCACCAGATTCGCTCATTGATGGAGCGATTCGTGGTATTGATATGTTTGACTGTGTATTGCCAACAAGAATTGCGCGTAATGGTACATTAATGACATCAGAAGGTCGCATGGTCATTAAAAATGCCAAATTCGCTCGTGACTTCCGCCCGATTGATGAAAATTGTGATTGCTATACATGTAAAAATTATACACGTGCTTATGTGCGTCATTTATTGCGTACAGAGGAGACATTTGGCTTACGTTTAACTTCATATCATAATTTACGCTTTTTAATTAAATTAATGGAAGATGTTCGCCAAGCCATTCGCGAAGACCGCTTAGGAGACTTTAAAGAAGAATTTTTTGAAAAATATGGCTATAATTTGCCGGATGCTAAAAACTTTTAA
- the queA gene encoding tRNA preQ1(34) S-adenosylmethionine ribosyltransferase-isomerase QueA, translating into MKVEDFDFYLPEQLIAQTPLLDRTASRLLVVNPHSKELEHHQFAHILEELQAGDCLVLNDTRVLPARLIGVKEDTGANIEILLLKQTNEDEWETLVKPAKRVKIGTVITFGEGLLHAECVAELEHGGRLFQFQYEGIFYEILERLGEMPLPPYIREKLDNQERYQTVYAKERGSAAAPTAGLHFTEQLLEAIRAKGVEIAFVTLHVGLGTFRPVSVESIEDHDMHAEFYSISEQTASIINRTKANGGNIIAVGTTSTRTLETVASKNNGKIIAEQGWTSIFIYPGYEFKAVDGLITNFHLPKSTLVMLVSALASKDSILHAYKEAVEENYRFFSFGDAMFIRPKVKP; encoded by the coding sequence ATGAAAGTAGAAGATTTTGATTTTTATTTACCAGAGCAATTAATCGCCCAAACGCCATTATTAGACCGTACAGCGAGTCGTCTGTTAGTTGTTAACCCCCATTCAAAAGAGCTTGAGCATCACCAATTTGCTCATATTTTAGAAGAGCTCCAAGCAGGTGATTGCCTTGTGTTAAATGATACCCGTGTATTACCTGCTCGTTTAATTGGTGTAAAAGAAGATACGGGTGCTAATATTGAAATACTATTATTAAAGCAAACAAATGAGGATGAATGGGAGACGTTAGTAAAGCCTGCCAAGCGTGTGAAAATTGGTACTGTCATTACATTTGGTGAAGGTTTATTGCACGCGGAATGTGTTGCCGAGCTAGAGCACGGTGGACGCCTATTTCAATTCCAATATGAAGGCATTTTTTACGAAATTTTGGAGCGTTTAGGTGAAATGCCTTTGCCGCCATATATTCGTGAAAAGCTTGATAATCAAGAGCGCTATCAAACAGTCTACGCAAAGGAGCGTGGTTCGGCAGCTGCTCCGACAGCAGGACTGCATTTTACAGAGCAATTGTTAGAGGCAATACGTGCGAAAGGAGTAGAAATTGCCTTCGTTACATTGCATGTAGGCTTGGGGACATTTAGACCAGTAAGTGTGGAATCGATTGAAGACCACGATATGCATGCAGAGTTCTACAGTATATCAGAGCAAACAGCCAGCATCATTAATCGCACAAAAGCAAATGGCGGAAATATCATTGCAGTAGGCACAACCTCTACACGTACTTTAGAAACTGTCGCTTCTAAAAATAATGGGAAAATTATCGCTGAGCAAGGCTGGACGTCCATTTTCATTTATCCAGGCTATGAATTTAAAGCAGTGGACGGGCTTATTACGAATTTTCATTTACCGAAATCTACACTTGTTATGCTTGTTAGTGCTTTAGCGAGTAAAGATAGCATTTTACATGCATATAAAGAGGCGGTAGAAGAAAATTACCGCTTCTTTAGCTTCGGTGATGCAATGTTTATTCGACCAAAAGTGAAACCATAG